The nucleotide window GGACCCGTTTTTCCAGTTCGCGATCAGCAAGTCGCACGGGAGGACGAACTTTAATGAAACTGCGTACCCGCCAAATGCCTTCCGTATTCCGGGTCGTCTCTTCTGCAGCGTATTTAGCCGCTAAGTTGTCCACAATTCCGGTAAGGAAAGCCGTGCCTTCGACAACGCGAACGTCGATGTTACCATCCTGAAGCCGGGGTTCATATGTGAAGGCTGTTCGTATCGCTTCTGCTGTATGGGTGTTTGATGTGAATACGTCTTTGCGTTGACGAAGCATTTTGTCCCGTGCCCACCATTCAACTTTGAGTGGGGCCACATTGACGTCTTTAACTCCACCCACCCAGGCATCTGTATAAGCGCTATTCTTTTCAGCCAGGCTCCCCACAGTACCGGTTAACGTCACATGCCCCTGGTCGACCATGATGCCGATGAGGCTTTCATGGACCCAGACGTCGGATTGAAGGCGACGGAAAATTTCCACTTCGATTTCTGAGTCGGGACGAGAAGCCGGCGGATTCACGGTAATCCGGCTTCTGAGGGATTGCACACCTTTTACCGATCTGACGACTTCCTCGGTCAATTGCTTTTCCTGCCAACTTTCTACTGTTCCAGTCAGCATTACGCGACCCTGACTAACCTGTACGGTGATTTCATAAGAGTCTGATGCCGGATCTGCGGCTAATGCGGCAATCACCTTGAACCGTACTTCTTCATCGCCAATCCGGCTGGTAGGGTTCACGGCAATGGTATTGATAAGTGCTTGAACACCTCGAATGCTGGCAACAATTTTTCCTGCACGCTCCCTGGCCAGCAGGGTAGGGACCTCTCCCGACAACATGACGACTCCATTATCTGTATGGACATCAATGCCATTTGAGGGAACCGTCTGATCGACCAGAAAACGGCTTTCAATGGCGACGGTAATATCTTTGTCCCTAATGACATTCTGGTCCACTTTGGCCAAACCTAGTGATGGCAGGGCCACCATTAATACCATCACCTTTAAAGCAGGGGGTATGAAGCCTTGTCGAAAAATGGTTTTCATCTGCATTATCCGAGGGTGTTGAAACTATCCTGATATCTCCAATTTTCTCTCAGGCAAGAATTGACCTCGTTCGGTGTTTAAAGCCGCAGTAGCTTCATTTGCAAAAAGACCACTGGCATTAATTTGTTGGTATGACGGGGGCGTAGCTTCTACGTTCTTTATAAATGAAAATGGAGAAAAAGGGTCCTATGCGAAACCCTTGATGTCCGGGATGCGAAGGGTGACCTTAGCCTAAGGACGTCATGCCGGAGGGCTTGAGGGAAAAGTTATTTTGAGAGTGCACGGCAATTCAACCGTACTTAAATCACCAGCGCATACTGAGAGATCATTGTTGGCAAAACTACGATACATTAAAATGTGTGAAAATTAGTTTGTATTCGTTTATCGTTGTTGGGGACTTGACCACGATCTGATCGGCACCGTTGAGATCGAATTTTTGGGTGAGCCTTCGATCACTTTATCGCTGTATACGAGATAAATGAATGTCTGACGTTTCTTGTCAAAGAATCGAACCACCTGCAGTTTTTTAAAAATCAGTGATCGACTCTCATGAAACACCTTTTCTCCTTCTTCAAGCTCAGCAACTATGCGAATGGGACCGACCTGGCGGCAGGCAATTGAGGCATCTGAAGTGTCCTCAGCGACACCAACCATGCCTTTCAATCCCCCTGTCTTCGATCGACTCAGATGACAGGTGACTCCTTCAATCTTGGGATCATCAAACGCTTCAATCACAATTTTGTGATCAGGACCCAAAAAATTGAATTTTGTATCCACACTTCCGATTTCCTCCGCATGACTCGAAGAGATGATCAGAACGGAAAAGAACAGGACTTTCAAAAAAATTGTCAGCATGTACGCATTCTCCCCTAACCGGTGTTTTACCTTGTCTAAGATGAAAATTCGATGAGCGTTACTTTAC belongs to Nitrospiraceae bacterium and includes:
- a CDS encoding BON domain-containing protein, giving the protein MKTIFRQGFIPPALKVMVLMVALPSLGLAKVDQNVIRDKDITVAIESRFLVDQTVPSNGIDVHTDNGVVMLSGEVPTLLARERAGKIVASIRGVQALINTIAVNPTSRIGDEEVRFKVIAALAADPASDSYEITVQVSQGRVMLTGTVESWQEKQLTEEVVRSVKGVQSLRSRITVNPPASRPDSEIEVEIFRRLQSDVWVHESLIGIMVDQGHVTLTGTVGSLAEKNSAYTDAWVGGVKDVNVAPLKVEWWARDKMLRQRKDVFTSNTHTAEAIRTAFTYEPRLQDGNIDVRVVEGTAFLTGIVDNLAAKYAAEETTRNTEGIWRVRSFIKVRPPVRLADRELEKRVREAFNQHPLIDGYEIKISANSGKVSLEGYLNSPTEISQTVRAAARVKGVINVVNYLQIQSPGKLDEEIWEEIRRVFWWDPGLFDQDIMVTVSNGTVTLKGTVPTIVEWRRAREVARNSGAERIRNRLKVRYGPDFHST
- a CDS encoding CreA family protein, with protein sequence MLTIFLKVLFFSVLIISSSHAEEIGSVDTKFNFLGPDHKIVIEAFDDPKIEGVTCHLSRSKTGGLKGMVGVAEDTSDASIACRQVGPIRIVAELEEGEKVFHESRSLIFKKLQVVRFFDKKRQTFIYLVYSDKVIEGSPKNSISTVPIRSWSSPQQR